In Lathyrus oleraceus cultivar Zhongwan6 chromosome 2, CAAS_Psat_ZW6_1.0, whole genome shotgun sequence, the DNA window GTGTGTATGTTTTTGTCCATGCGAGTATCAATTGACCCAAAGGATAATTGGTGGTTGACCGGTTTTTATACGCGCATGTGATGCTAAACATGTGATAAGTAAAAGCTTTCACATGTGAATAGTAAATCAATCTAAAGAGGGATTTATTATTCCACATGTTTTTATTAGCTATTTTTGACCGTTACAACCAGAGCACCACTAGCCGTTAATATTATTGTTCAAAGACTCAATATTGATGGTGCATTAGGTATCTTGAGATGGGTTATGTCTTTATTTGAACAAATTGATAATTCAGTTTTTTTATGTGAGTATATTTATAGTGTTTATTATGTTCTATTTTCAAATACAATTGCTTCAATATCTACTAATATGAATAATGTTCAAGCCCTTAATGGGATAAATTTTAAGGATTGGAATgagaacatgaaaattgttctTGGCTGCATGGATCTTGACATTCCATTAGGGATGGAGCAACCACTTTCTCCTACGGAATCTAGTACCTATAAATAGAGGAAAAATTATGAGAAGTCGGATTGCTCCAATCGCATGAGTCATGGTTTGGTATGTTCTTCGGTCAATATAACTTTAATTTCTGGAAACACTTGGTGGTTAGACTCTGGTGAAACTACTAACATCAATGTTTCAATGAAGGGTTGCCCGAACTATCAAAAGTCAAATGATTTTGAAAGATACATCTATGTGGGAGATGACAAGTCGGTGTAGGTGGATGTTGTACGAAATTTTAGATTATTGATGTTTATCgaattttatttgaatttgaaAGACACTTATGTGATTCCATCATTTAGATGGAATTTAATTTCAGTTTCTTATTTGGACAAATTAGGTTAGTTTTGTTCATTTGGAAACAATATGTTCAAGTTGTCTTTCAATTCAAATATTGTTGGGACTGACTCACGTATGGGTTATGATAATCTATATTTACTTAACACAATAGCTACCTATGGTGAATCCTTGAATGTTGAATCATGTGGTACTAAGCGTAAAATTGATGATAACAATTTAGAAGCACTATGGCACAGGCGCCTAGGTCACTTCACTAAAATTAGAGTTGAGCGACTAGTGCCCGATGGAATTTTGGATTCCATTAACTTCACAAACGTTGATGTTTGTGTAGAGTGTGTTAAACGTAAACAAACTAAAACAAAGAAACATGTTGCATATAGAGCTACAAATGTCTTAGAATTAATACATATAGACATTTGTTGACCATTTCCCACACCTTCTTGGAATGCTCAACAATATTTTATATCATTCATAGACGATTACTCTAGATATGCGTATATATTTCTTTTACATGAAAAGTCTCAATGATTGGATGTATTCAAATCGTTTAAGATTGAATTTGAGAATCAACTCAACTGCGGCGGTGAATATTACGGCGGATATAACTTAATTAATCAATACAATAATATCATACTAATGAAAAGTTAATAAAGATAAGATTAAAATAGATTGATGAATAAGCTTAATCTAACAAAGATAAGCTTAACAATAATATCAGGCTAATTTATAATTTGATGAGATCATATTTCTTAAAAGAAGAGAAAAAATAGGCTAATACTACTATAGAATTTTCTTGAATCTTTAAAAATGTGATTATGCtttatttgttattattattaataaaagtaTTCTTTAACTAGGAACCACATAAAAGAATAGGAAACACATATCAATTACTCTTTCTTTTATTCACTTCTACTATCCAATCCTTCAAAATATGTGTTTGTTTTAAAAGTAAAATCATCCAAGTGTTATAAGATGAGTAATTAAGGTTCATTACAATAGTTCAACTGAAAATGTCACAATTAAATTTTGATTAAGGAACATAAAATCAAGTTCCAACAAGTCCTTATTATACATTGTTGGATGAAAGTAAAGTGACTTATTTAATAATAAAAAGTCAGAACAATACTACATATTCAAATATAAATGAACATTTATTCATAAATTGAGATTATGATTTCAAATATAATAATTCATATGTTCTTAAAAGATAAAGATATTTATAAAGTATATGTGCAACATAATTCATCTGCGATTTCCATTGACTCTCTTGTGTGTTGTTTTAAGTCTTACGTTAAATATACGTTCAAAAAATCTTAGAAGCCATTGGAGTTTCCCAAGGAAGAACACATTATACCCAAACAACAATCCAAATATTGCCCCACACACATATCCTGTTGCTACTGCTTTCCATCCAAATCCTGATTCCTCTTCTTCATCTTTTGATGTTGACATTGGTGGTTGATCTTCCTCATTTACACATGATTTAGACAACGGGAATCCACATAACATTGCATTTCCATCATAGGAACTATTTCCAAATGTATCAAACTGTTTACCTTTAGGTATGATTCCCTCAAGATGGTTTTGTGAAAGATTTAAGAAAGAAAGGAAAGTCAAATTTGTCAAACTTGTTGGAATCTCTCCTATCAATTGGTTCTTTGAAAGATCCAACCACTCCAAATTTCTCAAATTACTCAAAGATTGAGGAATATTACCTGTGATTTCATTGTTTGAAAGGTTAAGTCCTATTAGAGAAATTAATTCTCCAATTTCATGAGGAATTTCTCCTTCAAACATGTTGTTTGATAAATCAATTGTCGTGAAAGTAGTCAATATCCTCTTTAGCTCCATAGAAAAACCTTTCATTACAACCACCACAGAGTCAATATAGTAATTCTGCATACCTATATATTGCGGACCAATTTGGTATTCATTCCCATTCATCATTACTTGAAAGTTGTTGATGCATGATGTTGGCAAGGGTCCACTTAAATTGTTATGAGAGATGTCAAAAATTGTCAACGTAGGAAATGAATACTCGGTGCTAGAACATGTGATTTTACCATGAAGTTTATTTGATCGTAGACGGAGCACTTGTAACACTTGTAGAGTTTCAAGCCAATTTGGAAATGCATCTTCTATGTTGTTGTCTCCAAGGTCCAAAATTTCAAGGCTTGTGCAATGAGCCAAAGATCGTGGTAGTGGTCCTTCCAATTGATTGTCATTCAACTTTATTGTCACAAAAGGATTTTGCTTGCAAAAGGTTCTAGGAATGCTTCCATAGAAGTTGTTCATTTGCATATCCAATATAGAAAGAAGAGGAAATGTTCCCAAACATTCTGGTATTTTGCCTGTTAGATTGTTATGAGCCAAATTGAGAACTTGCAAGGAACTTGCATTGCACAATGACAAAGGAATGTCTCCTGTGAAGTTGTTATTTGAGAGTAAAAGGTATTGAATGCCATAGGGTGGAATTGGAAGATCTCCTTGCAACTTGTTGAAACTAAGATCAATGTGTTCAATGTTCTTCCACGAGTTTAAGAGCTTCTTTGGAAACCATTTGGAAATTCTTCCATGAATGTTGTTATTAGAGAGATCTAATACATTTAAACTAGGTAGTGGTGCCAGGAATTTAGCTTTGCCATCAATGTTGATAGAAAGAGCACTGTTGTGCGAAAGATTGAGGAAATTTAGATTTTTAAGTGTTGAAAATTGGTGAAAATTCACAACACCACTCAAGTTTGTTGATGACAAATCTAAGGAAGTAAGATTTTGGAGTTTAAATATTGAATTGGGAAAATGACCATGTAAGTTGTTATTAGAGAGAGATAAAGATTCTAATGAATGAGTTGAGAAGTTACCGATGAATCCTGTGAGGTGATTGTCAATGAGGTCCAAATGTAACAAAGAAGGCAAATAATAACACCAATGTGGAATTGTTTCATTTAACATGTTATCTCTTAAATAGAGACCGATCAATTTTGAATGATGTGTGATTTCATTTGGAATTGGGCCAACTAGTTTATTACCGGAAAGATCtaaatattttaatttgattaaattttcaaaaacatttgGAATGTTACCGCTAAATTTATTATATCCAAGATTTAAGGAAGTGAGGTTTGTAAGTTTTGAAAGTAATGATGGGATCTCACCCTCAAAATTGTTTCTAGCAAGGTTCAAGTATGTAAGTTGAGTGAGGTTCCACAAAGATGAAGGAATCAGCCCACCAAAATTGTTTCGAGCAACGGATAAGTGAGTAAGAGACATCAACTGGCCTATGGAACAAGGAATTTCACCTGAGA includes these proteins:
- the LOC127117973 gene encoding receptor-like protein 7 → MGSLLLVLPYFSLHLFLLLLFHFTSKSFSLCNPHDSSALLQFKNSFFVNTSSKPYSSYPSCSSFSFKTESWKNREDCCKWDGVTCDNVSNHVIGLDISCNNLQGELHPNSTLFKLRHLQQLNLAFNDFSISSLPVSIGDLVSLTHLNLSNCLLRGDIPSQISHLSKLVSLDLSINSVMDLNPFTWKKFIQNATNLGELYLDHVNMSSIEGSSLSMLKNLSSSLVSLSLSDTRLQGYLSSDILTLPNLQTLDLSYNKYLSVQLPKSNWSTPLRYLDLSYNTFSGEIPCSIGQLMSLTHLSVARNNFGGLIPSSLWNLTQLTYLNLARNNFEGEIPSLLSKLTNLTSLNLGYNKFSGNIPNVFENLIKLKYLDLSGNKLVGPIPNEITHHSKLIGLYLRDNMLNETIPHWCYYLPSLLHLDLIDNHLTGFIGNFSTHSLESLSLSNNNLHGHFPNSIFKLQNLTSLDLSSTNLSGVVNFHQFSTLKNLNFLNLSHNSALSINIDGKAKFLAPLPSLNVLDLSNNNIHGRISKWFPKKLLNSWKNIEHIDLSFNKLQGDLPIPPYGIQYLLLSNNNFTGDIPLSLCNASSLQVLNLAHNNLTGKIPECLGTFPLLSILDMQMNNFYGSIPRTFCKQNPFVTIKLNDNQLEGPLPRSLAHCTSLEILDLGDNNIEDAFPNWLETLQVLQVLRLRSNKLHGKITCSSTEYSFPTLTIFDISHNNLSGPLPTSCINNFQVMMNGNEYQIGPQYIGMQNYYIDSVVVVMKGFSMELKRILTTFTTIDLSNNMFEGEIPHEIGELISLIGLNLSNNEITGNIPQSLSNLRNLEWLDLSKNQLIGEIPTSLTNLTFLSFLNLSQNHLEGIIPKGKQFDTFGNSSYDGNAMLCGFPLSKSCVNEEDQPPMSTSKDEEEESGFGWKAVATGYVCGAIFGLLFGYNVFFLGKLQWLLRFFERIFNVRLKTTHKRVNGNRR